In Sporosarcina sp. PTS2304, a genomic segment contains:
- a CDS encoding DUF5658 family protein → MNTVKDFPVQQSRLLYAGFLLACLCLVDAVFTDYGLRFGHIQEANPLIAVLYNQSILLFYIIKLGLPLLLLYIVTISNSGIWLRLSMTTALFLYIVVLFVHVFWLVVVAI, encoded by the coding sequence ATGAATACTGTAAAAGACTTTCCTGTTCAACAGAGCAGATTATTGTATGCCGGCTTCTTACTAGCCTGTTTATGTTTAGTTGATGCTGTTTTTACCGATTACGGGCTGCGTTTTGGTCATATACAAGAAGCGAACCCCTTAATAGCTGTTTTGTACAATCAAAGCATTCTATTGTTTTATATTATTAAATTAGGACTACCGCTATTGCTTTTATATATTGTCACCATTAGTAATTCCGGCATTTGGTTACGACTTTCCATGACAACTGCTTTATTTCTTTATATTGTCGTACTGTTTGTTCACGTCTTTTGGCTTGTAGTTGTGGCTATATAG